The sequence TGAGCGAGTACTCAACCCGCGGTGGCACTTCTGCGTAGACCTGTCGCGTCACCAGCCCATCTGCTTCGAGTTCGCGTAACTGATGAGTTAAAACGCGCTGTGTTACACCTTTGAGTTCGCGGCGTAGCTCATTGAACCGCAAAGTGCCCTTGATCAGTTTGCAAATAATCAGAACTTTCCACTTGTCGGAAATCATTGCGATTGTTGCCATAATTGGGCATTCCAATTTCGTGTACATAACTACCTCAACCCATTCCTCTGTCAAACCCTCTCAAAATCATTGGTATCCAAACTGATACTACAATACATTTTGGTTACTTCTTGCGTCTGGATACCTACATCCTAGTATGATTATCCATTCCTAGCAAGCACGTCTTTTTTTTGGAGGCTCTATGATCCGTTTGGCTACAGCACTCACTTTCGTCGCTCTTGTATCAGGCGCTCTGCCGTCGTTTGCGACCACTTATACGATAGATCCTCAGCATTCACAGGCCGGTTTTTCGATTCGCCACATGATGTTGTCCAACGTGCGCGGCGCGTTTAGCAAAGTCAGTGGAACCATTGATTATGATCCCGCAAAGCCGGCCGCATCAAAGGTGGAAGCA is a genomic window of Candidatus Melainabacteria bacterium containing:
- a CDS encoding transcriptional regulator, with the translated sequence MYTKLECPIMATIAMISDKWKVLIICKLIKGTLRFNELRRELKGVTQRVLTHQLRELEADGLVTRQVYAEVPPRVEYSLTELGRTLIPVLENLEAWAREHSEELLATRGMQECAARHEKKLAAQEAPLQAVPELVNASNQ